Within the Glycine max cultivar Williams 82 chromosome 12, Glycine_max_v4.0, whole genome shotgun sequence genome, the region TATGTTATTGCTTTGGTGCGTGAAAGAGCTTATTGAAACCGAATGGCACCAAAAATGTGACgagtttacaaatattttacgaatcaaataataaattggGTTAGTATCCAAAAACATAAATAGAACTGCAAAGTTGCAAATAATATTGCAGCAATGAGAAAAAAACAGCTGAGCCAAAACGTGGTTTGTCcactttttatcaaatttatcgGGACAATCCTTTAAGCAAGAGATACAATTGCATGTAATATCAAGTCCAATACTTATATACTATAACAGTCAGACAACTGACAGTGCCTTCTACCTTGCTCTCATCTTCAAAAAGCTAAGAATGGGCTGCGGCCGAGTATTGAAATATGTGGCCGGAACCAAATACGCACAGACTAGAGACACATAAAGTTTAAACCAGAAAGAGGCAAAACTGTAGTACATCATTGTACCTGTCACTGTAACAATTGTCATACAATTTAAAATGCTCGTAACAGCAGAGAGGTCCCTTTCTGATGCTTGATCTGGAAACTGACCTTGAGTTTGAAAATTGGAAAGTAACTGATCCTTTGTCTGGAATCTATTTATCAACCACATGGAAATTTCATCTTCAGATACCGGGATACTGTCAAGGGGGAAGCGATGGATATGAATATGAACTTCAGAAGGATCCACCCCAAAGACATTATCCAAGAAAGATGGGCAGCGGTATTTGTAGCCAATGGTTACATCATAAACTGACcatgaaaaattgaaagaatCTTAGTAGCAGAatgatatgatttatttatgatTGTTAAACTTCCAACCTTCGATTAATTTGATATCATTGCAAATAACAAACTAATGTCATcttatccaaaaaaataaaaaaaacactccaTACAAAGCAATTCAAGATCTTCAGGTGGCCTGTTCACAAGTATTTTTCCTTGACAAATGCTAAATGATATTAGATAGATGACAATGCAGCAGATTTCCCGTCAATCATATCAAAAGAAAAGGACTAAGTGGATGATTCAGAATTATTGGATGAGTATAAGGACTGATTATATGAATAAAACTAATGTTACATACTTTaccaattattatataatacaaGCAGATGAAATACAGACAAACAGGACAACCTGCAGTGAGAGAGCTCCTCAACTCTTGCAAGCAGGCACAGAAGCCCTTTGTCCTTGGAAGTAAAACATTTTTCAGAACCGGTAACTTATGCTCAGCAGCATATTTTTGACTCCGAAGGCACTTTTGCTCactgcaagaaagaaaaagataggCGGCAAGAAATTTTTAACAGAATACACATACAAACAGAGATACATATGCTACATCAACTCAAACTGGGGATGAAGATCATTCGGTTTCAAGGATCTGAAGGGTGgtgacaaaatatttttcctacTAATAGTTTTGGCTTAAATATGCATTTGATTCTTGtaatagaatttttttgtccttataattattatttttttcaaaatggtcgttataaaattctttttttagtttttggtccttgttattttgttttagtccttttaatatgtctatttttttcattttagtccctaCAATGTTTTGTTCATTTTGAATTAGctcttttgaaaattatatgatagggctaaaataaatatattacaaaggactaaaacaaaataacaggcaaaaaaaattacaaggaccattttgaaaaaaaaaattataaggaccAAAACCGAAAAAAAGCAGCATATTACagggaccaaaaacatattcgAGAGAAAATTGTATGATTCCAAATAGAAGAAACTTAAGTTTTGCTTCCAGCATCATGATGATCATAAGCAAAGATTTAtgatttgatgttttgatgaatACCTTAATGGTAGTAAACAGAAAAGGTATCAAGTGACTTACGTGAAATCAGTGCCTTCTGGGAAAAGCGCAAGCCAGAGAGGATCTTGAGGATCCTTGAATGTAGAAAGCATATGGCGCATGATTGATTCATCAGCCTCCCACTTTCTTTTCACTGGGATGAACTCTAGTATGTGAAATGCCCAACCAAAAACTGGAAGCCTCATCAAGCTGCTcttaagtatatattttatgtatccAAGGCATCCCTTCCGCAAGGCAAGGTCCCATAGATACATCCAGTCAACCTCAGTTCTATGATTTGCGATCAATAAGATTCGTTCTCTTGAAGGAACAATATCTCCAGAAAACACAACTTTAGTCTTGTTGATCTTTTCAAATAGAAAAGGCCACAAGGCTAACCAAGCACCAAAGATAAAGGAAGTTGCTCTCCTGCTGTAACTGACGCTAAAAACTCGCACTACAACAGCACTTATAAAACCAAAGAATACTAACATCATAAATGCTGTTGAAAGCAGCACCAGTAGACACAGCAGACCCCTTAAAATTCTCAATGGTGCTAGAGCCTGATACTTTGCTCCAAAGCAAGAACTTACGGGTGTAAGAACAGCCATAGGCGATAATATCAAAAGCAATCACAGActacaaaagaaaagagaataacTGCACTGCCTCTTCAAGAATTGCCTCCTCAATGAATTGCCAACATATAACCTGGATTGGCAAAACTGGGTACCTTCATAAAGAAATTACTCTGGCCACCAGGTTTCTTGTACTGATGCAGACACAAAACAGCTGGACTCTGCCAGCTGTTTTGTCCTTGTAGTTGATGACCCAATAAGAGAATTATTTTGGAGAGTTTTGGCACAAAATGAATGTACCTGGGAGAAAGTTGAGGATATCATATCTTTACCTTGAAGGATATCAAGAGTCATGAAACATAAAAGTGgagaacaaaagaaataaaaaaaagaaaaaaaaaactaggcaTATATAATAGGTGAATTTATCAGTACATTATAAATGACAGGGTATCATTGCTTCTAAGGCTACACCTCGATAACTTGACAACGAAAAGATCAATGAGTAAATAAATAGTAATCTTATGAAAAATCAACCTTTCTATTAATACAATGTATGAGGGAAGGCTATGCAACGAATAGGAAGGATGCCAAAGTAAACTTTTCCAGCTGggttaaaataattcaattgttTGACAATACAATAGGAAAGAAAATCAAAGCATCCAGCATGTGTGATGTTGAAGAGTAGCAACGAGATAAGTTCCTTATGATGCAAAAGGGATTTGCCGTGGGGAGAACCAAACAACTTTTCAATCACAATAATAACACCACTGTTTAGATAGGTCAAAGGAGAGTGTGGGAGCATGAGAGAAACATTTGTTCTAATATCCTGAAGACATGATGCACTAAAATCGGGATATCACCACCAACAAAGACACAAACTCCTATCCAAATTTATGACTAGACGGCATCTTTCCTtgtcatttatttcttttgagcCATACCACAAGGCATCGTGAAAGTCCCTATGTAAGTCAAGTCAAATTCCAGCCAAATAAAGACACAATCTCCCTTCAATCTCAACATAAGGTAACATCAGAGAGGGAACAAAACCATAAACATGCTTAAAACAGATAAAAAAGGTATGCATCCAACATCGTAGCAACAAATAACACTGTAATACCAAGTAtgatcacacacacacaaaaaaaaacatgaacacTTGGAACACTGTTGACAACCTTGTGCACAAAACAAAACTACATTATGCAAAAAAGGGTCTTTTATTCTTCTTCGCCTTCTTTTTTGCCATTTAGAAAACAAGGGACAAAACCGATGAAGCCCCAGATGAAGGGAGAACTCATAGTTATGCAAGCTCGGATCTTTAGCACGAAAAAAGGCTTATAGTCTAAGAAAAGAACACTAAGCTGTTCTAAGGttggaaaacaacaaaagtacTAATGAAAGAGTGATGCAATGAGGTTGAGCATCCTCACCTTTGTTCAAGCTTGTGGCATTTTGTCAGCCCCAGAGATACATTGAGATGAACAAAACACAACGGACGGTGAGTGAGGTTGTACCTTGTTTGGTTGAACAGTCAGATTAGATAGATAGGAGTTAGAAAAAGTAAGGTCTAGAATAGATTGTGGGCAGTGTTCTGCAATAATAATAGTACCCTCCTCTACTCAACTGATGATTCAAGCTGAACAAAATAAAGCACATGTTTGTGAAAGAAAAGGCTTCAAAATGTGTGAAACTACGAGGTTGCCACCTGCTTTTACGGTACGgttttttgaatttcaatgaGGTTTCCTTTTTTCCAAGACGTTTTAATTAAAATCTGTACTGTTTTAAAGTTTTAATAATccaaaagacttttttttttttatcgttcaTTAAACTCGAATATATTTAACATGGGAAAAAGCAAAAGTGACTCCCGAATCCCTGATGTGATGAATCGCTTTAGCATAAACAGTGGGATATGTCATTGTATAGAAGGTGTATAGGTCATAGATGAATTAGTCACTTGATAAAAAGCCATGATGTCGGTAGTTGTGAATATTGTAAATAGGtcctcaataaaataaaatactaacaaaaaaaggtcctcaaataaaatgttaagattagtgctttaatttgttttagaaaagaaaaggaaaggaaaaaaaatgtaaaataagatCATTTGTTAAGTTACTTCATTTTGTAAGAAAATGGTATACCaactattatataatttaataattttatttagtaatCAATTTGATGGATTTGACAgttgaattataattatatatcttggttatttgtttacaattttatgaaaattgaatattaaaaaggtaatcacataatttatattttagtatattttaaaaaatatattaaattaattttaatttatatgaatcagatattaaatattttgtattaatataaaatttagtaaaaatgatCTATACGAAATAAAGTTATCCAATTGAAAGTTAAACTTTGAAATATGTAATGTTAGTAtatctattattatattataaattttcaattcTCGTATCAAATGAGGAcgtttttaagaaatattttttaaaaagaatattttaaagattatttttaaataagtgttATTTAAGATTCATTATCACTCTTGaatcaaatcttattttaatatcatattcttttttttttattgaatattacatacttaatatttaactttttttaagaaatatttttttattcatttcaaataTGTTTCTTAATTCACGTAAAAAAAGCatgtttcttaatttaatttcaagtcATTATCACTCTTGAATCACatcttattttaatatcatattcttttttttttattgaatatcatatacttaatatttgatttttttcaagaaatctttttttattcatttcaaataTGTTTCTTaattcacataaaaaaaaacatgtttcttaatttaatttgatctaaAACTTagtaaaaaaatctcaaatcatTATCATTTCATGTCTTTCTTAATTTAATACTTGATCTTTAATCATTTATCTCTCATagtatatcatttttatgtttactTATAAACTACTATAGTAGTTTAGAGATGTTAGGTAGGCAAGATATGATCATAAgagcatgaaaaaaaatataataatataaaagtagaataaacttaaatataatatttagtacattttttttacaaatgaaaAATCATTGCATTTCATTCATAATGTTGGAGAAAATACAAGAGGGAATGTAATCAAGATCATGGATACTAGCATTAAACCTTGATGTCCTTATAAAATTACGAGCAATAAGATTGACTTACCTTCTTACATAACTCGCTTAGAGTTGGAAATAAAATATAGCATTTGCCTACATTTGGATAGGATATGATGGTAAAGTGTTGATTGTTTGTTAGGAAGAAGATGATCTGCCATGAAAACCTGTCATAGAGGTAGTTATCATTCTAGAAGTAGTTAATGTAGTAGATAGTAGTAGTTATCATGTAGTGGATAAAAGTAATTATCATGTAGTGAATAGTAGTAGTTATCATGTATTGAATAAAACAGACAGGCAGAAATATATTCAGTATTCTCTCCTTCTCGCTTTCTTGCTTTCTTTGTTTAACGGAGATTTCCTTAATCTCGAATACAAGGGTGAACAATCTAACAATTGGTTCGACCTGCCACTCTTCAATGGCGGACACCGAACTTTCCGTCGCCTGTGTGGATCGTCTCGAGATCGCCATGATCAAACTCGCTGCAACCCAAACTTGCACTGCTGCAGCCCAAACTTCCATGGCTTCCAAACTTAATGTCATTATTCGGATATTGAATATCATAGTACCCAGATAACCCTCTCCATCTTCTAACATTGTTAGAGATCAATTTGCAGAAGTCAGTCTCGAAAACTATATTTTGGAGATGCATTTCTGAAATCCATTAGAGACTTTTGTAAAGGCCAAAAACCTAAGCTTATGAAGGTTGCGAGATTCCATTGAAAAAGCAAGTTCGAGCTTTAATGAAGAGACCATTGTTGTCGTGCAAGCACTTTCCAATACCAAAATACTTTTCCTCCTTGAATATGGCAGCGTCCAGGTTACATTTAATGAAGCCTTGGTCAGTTTTTTTCCACTGCATTTGGTATGGTGGATGGCAATATTGTTGATCACGAGAGCCATTATGCTAGGTATTGCATGGGGAGTTTAAATGTTCCAAACTTTTTGGTTTCTAGCCTTCCATATGCTCCATAGAGTTACAGAGAGGGAAGGAGCTCGAACATATGGTTCTATAGAGTTTCAGAGACCAACTTGTTGCCAAAATTGTTGAGCTTTGGTACAAGACACGAAGAGATGTCACTCGTTCTCGAGATGTTgagaacaaaaacaacaatgaGGCTGGCAAGAGATTCCTTTTGTAGCAAGTTGTTGAGTGGTTGGGAGGCATTCTCGTAGGGGCCTAGCCTTCACATAAAATGTTTGCTTTTTGGAGGTATGTGGAGCTTCCAAATCATCATCCAAGTGCCCTCGACTTTAAGGTTATTCGTGTTGTCCATGATTGAATGATATGCCGTTTTGATTGTGTAAACACTATTTGGACTGAATTTCCAGAAAATATGATCATTCTTCGAGGTGTTTAGGAGAGGAATTTCCTGAATTGCATTAGTATCTTCTTTGTTAAAAATACTTTCAACAACATGAGTTTTCCATTGAGAAGTTTCATGATCAATAAGGAAATTAAATGTTTGAAATCACTCATAGGCATAGAGTAAGTGAAAGAGATCGATGTCCTTTGAGATCAACCAAGGTTGTTTCCAAATGTTGATTGTTTGTCCATTACCAGTTATGCATCTCATGCCTTGCCTCACCATCAGCCGTAAAGCTGGATATTATGTAATATTTAGTACATACTGTATAACAAATTAGATAATGCaaagatataatataaattatgtgttaaatatttgtttacaataattatgttcaaatgataaaactattgtttcatttaaactacatatagtttttttaacaattaactttatatttctttataaattttaaatgttataaaaactataattttaactaaattatacaatattatatttaatttatatagtttcctttcttaaaattatacatatatatatatatatgatttttaaaactataattattattcaaatatatttctttgagaatgttaaaataataataatctaatttaaattatgtatcaaagttattatagttataattacaaatatagGGAAAATTTATCTTATCCCATTGTTATTTTAACCTAGCTCTTTTTTGTGAATTGTTTAACCTAACTTTCGTCAGAGTATAAGACTTTGATACACAATATGATAGGGGATAACAACACAagacatatatttatattttaaaataattttttatcatatatattgttTGATGAATAAtagacaataaaaataaaataatattaaatttactaaaatattctttttgatattaattacttttaatataatttatattattatatataatatgaattcaaaatatataaaaataagttaggtaataaataatatggattaaaaaatatatgacacGATAGTTAGTAATAGATAATGTGAATCTCAAATTTGTTCTCATCCGTTTAATTTGTGTTgttctataattatttttccaattaagcataaaaaaagaaatatttatcctatccaataatataatttttagaaaatcaaACTAAAACCTAACAAATATATTGTCCTATTGGCATAATAAGATGATGGATTACAATAAACTAAGA harbors:
- the LOC100814885 gene encoding probable 1-acyl-sn-glycerol-3-phosphate acyltransferase 5 is translated as MAVLTPVSSCFGAKYQALAPLRILRGLLCLLVLLSTAFMMLVFFGFISAVVVRVFSVSYSRRATSFIFGAWLALWPFLFEKINKTKVVFSGDIVPSRERILLIANHRTEVDWMYLWDLALRKGCLGYIKYILKSSLMRLPVFGWAFHILEFIPVKRKWEADESIMRHMLSTFKDPQDPLWLALFPEGTDFTEQKCLRSQKYAAEHKLPVLKNVLLPRTKGFCACLQELRSSLTAVYDVTIGYKYRCPSFLDNVFGVDPSEVHIHIHRFPLDSIPVSEDEISMWLINRFQTKDQLLSNFQTQGQFPDQASERDLSAVTSILNCMTIVTVTGTMMYYSFASFWFKLYVSLVCAYLVPATYFNTRPQPILSFLKMRAR